A DNA window from Staphylococcus warneri contains the following coding sequences:
- a CDS encoding DUF948 domain-containing protein, with protein MDWILPIAGIIAAIAFLILCIGIVVVLISVKKNLDHVAKTLDGVEGQVQGITRESTDLLHKVNRLTEDIQGKVDRLNSVVDAVKGIGDSVQTLNGSVDRVTNSITHNVSQNEDKISQVVQWSNVAMEIADKWQNRHYRRGSANYKANTVANDTDHSYTTRVDK; from the coding sequence ATGGATTGGATTTTACCAATTGCCGGAATTATCGCTGCGATAGCGTTCTTAATTTTATGTATCGGTATCGTTGTAGTGTTAATTTCTGTTAAGAAAAATTTAGATCACGTGGCTAAAACACTTGATGGTGTTGAAGGTCAAGTACAAGGTATTACAAGAGAATCTACGGACTTACTTCATAAAGTAAACCGTTTAACTGAAGACATTCAAGGTAAAGTTGATCGTTTGAATTCTGTAGTAGATGCTGTTAAAGGTATCGGTGACTCAGTTCAAACATTAAACGGTTCAGTTGACCGTGTAACTAACTCAATTACGCACAATGTTTCTCAAAACGAAGATAAAATTTCTCAAGTAGTACAATGGTCAAATGTTGCAATGGAAATTGCTGACAAATGGCAAAATAGACACTACCGTCGAGGAAGTGCAAATTACAAAGCAAACACAGTAGCAAATGATACAGATCATAGTTACACTACTCGTGTTGATAAATAA